One region of Malania oleifera isolate guangnan ecotype guangnan chromosome 6, ASM2987363v1, whole genome shotgun sequence genomic DNA includes:
- the LOC131158637 gene encoding uncharacterized protein LOC131158637, protein MIEALAEFWNPSYCCFTLDGVDLAPTIEEYTSLLHLAKLPTPFRTYAPARTSIIKDLFRVTEVKVQNLRDSKVTWEHLKELMKKEGKEEVQLHLLALAIYGLLIFPKELGIIDHATIAFVAQVKEGVNPVYGILAETFRSLNRCRIRRHARLTCCVPLLYVWMMNHLPSIQVFFRTSFSTIRIPLAEFEVARWEEHAGRIEWKDRLQNLVSKGIVWQAPWIDQPKVIYGCGNLPWVPLLGPWGGISYAPLMFRRQVGAIQFVLMTHGLTDARFTYEDDDSQRKIREFFVSWRHVYIVKATSQNRGVQESYELWKCDRVDPRFLCEGKTLTNDKRPRETMCPSKRMISREQFPKRGPVDPQLEPSKQPKIQGLSSKKASAVLRKEKQRLQKMLDQKVQ, encoded by the coding sequence ATGATTGAAGCATTGGCGGAATTTTGGAATCCGTCGTATTGCTGCTTTACTCTAGATGGGGTAGACCTTGCTCCCACCATAGAGGAATACACTTCACTATTGCATCTGGCCAAACTACCGACGCCCTTCAGAACGTATGCGCCCGCTCGAACGTCTATCATCAAGGATTTGTTCAGGGTCACCGAGGTTAAGGTCCAGAATCTGAGAGACTCGAAGGTCACTTGGGAACACCTGAAAGAGTTGATGAAGAAGGAAGGAAAGGAAGAAGTCCAACTGCATCTGCTAGCATTAGCCATCTACGGCCTACTTATCTTCCCGAAGGAACTAGGAATTATCGATCATGCCACCATTGCCTTTGTAGCACAAGTAAAGGAAGGGGTGAACCCAGTCTACGGTATTCTTGCTGAAACGTTCCGATCTCTTAACAGATGCCGGATTAGGAGACATGCTCGTTTGACCTGCTGTGTGCCATTGCTTTATGTGTGGATGATGAATCATTTGCCATCCATCCAGGTATTCTTTCGCACTTCTTTCTCAACAATCAGAATACCTTTAGCAGAGTTCGAAGTAGCTCGTTGGGAGGAACACGCCGGCAGGATCGAATGGAAAGACAGGCTACAGAATCTAGTCAGCAAGGGGATTGTATGGCAGGCACCGTGGATCGACCAGCCCAAAGTGATATATGGATGTGGAAACCTTCCTTGGGTCCCACTGCTAGGTCCCTGGGGTGGAATATCCTACGCACCACTTATGTTCCGAAGGCAAGTAGGCGCAATACAGTTTGTACTCATGACCCATGGACTGACAGACGCTCGGTTCACATATGAGGATGATGATAGCCAAAGGAAGATCCGGGAATTTTTTGTATCATGGAGGCATGTGTACATAGTCAAAGCAACCAGTCAGAACAGGGGAGTCCAGGAGAGTTATGAGCTATGGAAATGTGACAGGGTGGACCCTCGGTTCCTGTGCGAGGGAAAAACTCTGACAAACGATAAACGGCCGAGAGAAACTATGTGTCCGTCTAAAAGAATGATCTCCAGAGAACAGTTTCCAAAACGGGGTCCAGTAGATCCTCAACTTGAACCAAGCAAGCAACCGAAGATTCAGGGCTTATCGTCAAAGAAAGCATCGGCAGTTTTGAGAAAAGAGAAGCAGAGACTTCAAAAGATGCTTGATCAAAAAGTCCAATAA